In one Antennarius striatus isolate MH-2024 chromosome 15, ASM4005453v1, whole genome shotgun sequence genomic region, the following are encoded:
- the dolk gene encoding dolichol kinase: MQINPAYVEAGVVLAVALCVHTAVWNQHSWCSLALLVQAFYVQHKWDRLLRAGGAVFQFRPGANSGIVPASMVMPLLGLALRDECSASGNVHLERFSMVVTISGMMLALFLSLIVLGITRPLPTNTCVVAGVAGGAILYSTKQTLTVSEVIEVLEVLLIFVYLSLIVLYLLPRCFTPGEALLVVGGISFIVNQLIKRSLNLAEVKGEPVNYFLPVAVVGSLLLGVFFALLFCFMEAETWAASLFFHTMTAVLGLGVLLPWLALFIGRHPLMWLLDFVTLNERRPCLLGYWLLLALGATAVVLHQNQQRQAGSKKHRASTVVRKYFHLIVVATFVPGLVLDRQLLHVASVGCLAVFLFLEYVRYFRIRPLGQPLRRLLTLFLDERDSGPLILTHIYLLLGVSLPLWLFPGPCAPRGVLSGAGGLVPYAGVLAVGVGDTVASVFGSTLGEIHWPGTKKTLEGTATSVFAQIIAVAMVLIFDGSINLNSTYSWLVGAISLVALLEAYTSQVDNLLLPLYLFILLLL; this comes from the coding sequence ATGCAGATCAACCCTGCTTACGTGGAGGCGGGCGTGGTCCTGGCGGTGGCGCTGTGCGTGCACACGGCGGTGTGGAACCAGCACTCGTGGTGCAGCCTGGCGCTCCTGGTCCAGGCCTTCTACGTGCAGCACAAATGGGACCGGCTGCTGAGGGCGGGCGGGGCCGTGTTCCAGTTCCGCCCGGGGGCCAACAGCGGCATCGTCCCCGCCTCCATGGTGATGCCGCTGCTGGGCCTGGCGCTGCGGGACGAGTGCTCCGCCTCGGGGAACGTGCACCTGGAGCGCTTCTCCATGGTGGTCACCATCAGCGGCATGATGCTGGCGCTCTTCCTGTCGCTCATCGTGCTGGGCATCACCAGGCCCCTCCCCACCAACACCTGCGTGGTGGCGGGCGTGGCGGGCGGCGCCATCCTGTACTCCACCAAGCAGACGCTGACGGTGTCGGAGGTGATCGAGGTGCTGGAGGTGCTGCTGATCTTCGTCTACCTCAGCCTCATCGTGCTCTACCTGCTGCCGCGCTGCTTCACGCCGGGGGAGGCGCTGCTGGTGGTGGGCGGGATCAGCTTCATCGTCAACCAGCTCATCAAGCGCTCCCTGAACCTGGcggaggtcaaaggtgagcCGGTGAACTACTTCCTGCCGGTGGCGGTGGTGGGCTCGCTGCTGCTGGGCGTGTTCTTCGCGCTGCTCTTCTGCTTCATGGAGGCGGAGACGTGGGCGGCGTCGCTCTTTTTCCACACCATGACGGCGGTCCTGGGCCTGGGGGTCCTGCTGCCCTGGCTCGCCCTGTTCATCGGCCGCCACCCCCTCATGTGGCTGCTGGACTTTGTGACGCTGAACGAGCGGCGGCCGTGTCTGCTGGGCTACTGGCTGCTGCTGGCCCTGGGGGCCACCGCCGTGGTCCTGCACCAGAACCAGCAGCGCCAGGCCGGCTCCAAGAAGCACCGGGCCTCCACCGTGGTCCGCAAGTACTTCCACCTGATCGTGGTGGCCACCTTTGTGCCGGGCCTGGTCCTGGACCGCCAGCTGCTCCACGTGGCGTCCGTGGGCTGTCTGGcggtcttcctcttcctggagTACGTGCGCTACTTCCGGATCCGGCCCCTGGGCCAGCCGCTGAGGCGGCTCCTGACCCTGTTCCTGGACGAGCGGGACTCGGGGCCCCTCATCCTGACCCACATCTACCTGCTGCTGGGCGTGTCCTTGCCCCTCTGGCTGTTCCCCGGGCCCTGCGCCCCCAGGGGGGTCCTTTCTGGCGCCGGGGGGCTGGTTCCGTACGCGGGGGTGCTGGCCGTGGGGGTCGGGGACACTGTGGCGTCCGTGTTCGGCAGCACCCTGGGGGAGATCCACTGGCCCGGCACCAAGAAGACCCTGGAGGGGACGGCCACCTCGGTGTTCGCCCAGATCATCGCCGTGGCGATGGTCCTCATCTTCGACGGCAGCATCAACCTGAACTCCACCTACTCGTGGCTGGTGGGGGCCATCAGCCTGGTGGCGCTGCTGGAGGCCTACACCTCCCAGGTGGACAACCTCCTCCTGCCGCTCTACCTGttcatcctgctgctgctctga
- the phyhd1 gene encoding phytanoyl-CoA dioxygenase domain-containing protein 1 isoform X1 — protein sequence MDLTDRDVRQYLADGYVVLDGLLTPQECEELRQRMVEIVEEMEVPEHCRITFSTDQEEQVRQQGNADYFLTSGDKIRFFFEKGVFSAKGEFVVPKQRSLNKVAHALHAHDPLFKKVTHSPRVQGAARKLGLVQPVVLQSMFIFKQPGIGGEVTQHQDATFLHTEPLGRVLGVWIALEDATVDNGCLWFIPGSHTCGVSRRMVRSPPGSFPRTAFVGREPEYEEERFIPAPVKKGGAILIHGEVVHRSAANTSQDSRQVYTFHLMESKDTQWSPDNWLQPSEELPFPLLYTS from the exons ATGGACCTCACCGACCGGGACGTCCGCCAG tacctGGCGGACGGCTATGTGGTTCTGGACGGGCTGCTGACCCCCCAGGAGTGTGAGGAGTTGAGACAGAGGATGGTGGAGATcgtggaggagatggaggtcccAGAACACTGTCGCATCACCTTCTCCACAGACCAGGAGGAGCAGGTCCGACAGCAG GGAAATGCCGACTACTTCCTGACCAGTGGGGACAAGATCCGGTTCTTCTTCGAGAAGGGCGTCTTCAGCGCCAAAG GAGAGTTCGTGGTGCCGAAGCAGCGGTCATTGAATAAAGTGGCGCACG CGCTGCACGCTCACGACCCGCTGTTCAAGAAGGTGACCCATTCCCCCAGAGTCCAG GGCGCAGCGAGGAAGCTGGGTCTGGTCCAGCCCGTGGTTCTGCAGAGCATGTTCATCTTCAAG CAACCAGGGATTGGAGGTGAAG TGACGCAGCATCAGGATGCCACCTTCCTGCACACCGAGCCGCTGGGACGGGTCCTGGGGGTCTGGATCGCCCTGGAAGACGCCACCGTGGACAACGGCTGCCTGTGGTTCATCCCGGGGTCGCACACCT GTGGGGTGTCTCGCCGGATGGTGCGTTCTCCACCGGGCAGCTTCCCCCGGACGGCGTTTGTGGGTCGGGAGCCCGAGTACGAGGAGGAGCGCTTCATTCCTGCACCTGTGAAGAAAG gTGGTGCCATCCTGATCCACGGGGAGGTGGTGCACCGCAGCGCCGCCAACACCTCGCAGGACTCCCGCCAAGTCTACACCTTCCACCTGATGGAGTCCAAGGACACCCAGTGGAGCCCCGACAACTG GTTGCAGCCCAGCGAGGAGCTGCCCTTCCCGCTGCTCTACACCAGCTAG
- the phyhd1 gene encoding phytanoyl-CoA dioxygenase domain-containing protein 1 isoform X2, with protein sequence MVEIVEEMEVPEHCRITFSTDQEEQVRQQGNADYFLTSGDKIRFFFEKGVFSAKGEFVVPKQRSLNKVAHALHAHDPLFKKVTHSPRVQGAARKLGLVQPVVLQSMFIFKQPGIGGEVTQHQDATFLHTEPLGRVLGVWIALEDATVDNGCLWFIPGSHTCGVSRRMVRSPPGSFPRTAFVGREPEYEEERFIPAPVKKGGAILIHGEVVHRSAANTSQDSRQVYTFHLMESKDTQWSPDNWLQPSEELPFPLLYTS encoded by the exons ATGGTGGAGATcgtggaggagatggaggtcccAGAACACTGTCGCATCACCTTCTCCACAGACCAGGAGGAGCAGGTCCGACAGCAG GGAAATGCCGACTACTTCCTGACCAGTGGGGACAAGATCCGGTTCTTCTTCGAGAAGGGCGTCTTCAGCGCCAAAG GAGAGTTCGTGGTGCCGAAGCAGCGGTCATTGAATAAAGTGGCGCACG CGCTGCACGCTCACGACCCGCTGTTCAAGAAGGTGACCCATTCCCCCAGAGTCCAG GGCGCAGCGAGGAAGCTGGGTCTGGTCCAGCCCGTGGTTCTGCAGAGCATGTTCATCTTCAAG CAACCAGGGATTGGAGGTGAAG TGACGCAGCATCAGGATGCCACCTTCCTGCACACCGAGCCGCTGGGACGGGTCCTGGGGGTCTGGATCGCCCTGGAAGACGCCACCGTGGACAACGGCTGCCTGTGGTTCATCCCGGGGTCGCACACCT GTGGGGTGTCTCGCCGGATGGTGCGTTCTCCACCGGGCAGCTTCCCCCGGACGGCGTTTGTGGGTCGGGAGCCCGAGTACGAGGAGGAGCGCTTCATTCCTGCACCTGTGAAGAAAG gTGGTGCCATCCTGATCCACGGGGAGGTGGTGCACCGCAGCGCCGCCAACACCTCGCAGGACTCCCGCCAAGTCTACACCTTCCACCTGATGGAGTCCAAGGACACCCAGTGGAGCCCCGACAACTG GTTGCAGCCCAGCGAGGAGCTGCCCTTCCCGCTGCTCTACACCAGCTAG